From a single Salinirussus salinus genomic region:
- a CDS encoding flippase activity-associated protein Agl23: MERRKDDAPAPDAPASDGDPSTDTAGDETPSEVPPADESAHALERVLTAAGRVKLWQVIVAAVVLAALARLVFLGARTAHWDEARVAHWVVHYDEFGHFAYRPIVHGPLVQHVDQVLVSALGATDFAVRLPVALVGAALPATAYLFREHLDRDEVVAMALFLAANSVVLYYSRFMRSDILVATFMFAGLGVLVRYYDTRRVRYLYAFGALAALGFASKENAVIYVLTWVGAAALLLDVGLHRPHTYRTGLERVRNSRVGRLGHLIVGLLLVPLDGASALRSRLRTPRASARRYLRTAAHFAGAALVFVAVVVFLFAPRGDGLAGIYLGEVPPGQVTVGTGLWEALGRPLAFPGYAVDVLSYAGWEYVSWFGRGAAAGSDSFLDTFASFFGQYLEVILLNATAVGVFALFGFLYERYASPRSRNIVMLAGYAGLASIVGYPLGTDVFGAWIVVHTVVPLSVPAAVGVARVYRWGRAAAPRGDPVSAALFAGPALVFAYGVVRLFAAGIPVPPANPVLDATWLHVGALAVLLVSAGLVVRGGRFYADRDTVVTGVVAGLLLLTTLQVGAVGLGSVYGEPTERENVLVQYAQPADDLGPVADRLAAVAAGNGDGPDLVVYSEAAENSFVREAGEDRYPLAFRPICTNWPETLPLNWYMVSAEATVTCETQQPDVVNPTSTAELLTGENGPPPMVLAKEGQLDDLDADFAAQYERSVYRIRAYGSEVTVLVHEDWQE; the protein is encoded by the coding sequence ATGGAGCGTCGCAAGGACGACGCGCCCGCCCCTGACGCCCCCGCCTCCGACGGGGACCCCTCCACCGACACCGCGGGAGACGAGACGCCGTCCGAAGTTCCCCCGGCCGACGAGTCGGCCCACGCCCTTGAGCGCGTGCTGACGGCGGCCGGCCGGGTGAAGCTGTGGCAGGTCATCGTCGCCGCCGTCGTCCTCGCCGCCCTCGCACGGCTGGTCTTCCTCGGCGCCCGGACGGCCCACTGGGACGAGGCCCGCGTCGCCCACTGGGTCGTCCACTACGACGAGTTCGGCCACTTCGCCTACCGCCCCATCGTCCACGGCCCGCTGGTCCAGCACGTCGACCAGGTGCTCGTCTCGGCGCTTGGCGCGACCGACTTCGCGGTCCGGCTGCCGGTCGCGCTCGTCGGCGCCGCCCTCCCGGCGACGGCCTACCTCTTCCGCGAGCACCTCGACCGCGACGAGGTGGTGGCGATGGCCCTCTTTCTCGCCGCCAACTCCGTGGTGCTGTACTACTCGCGGTTCATGCGCAGCGACATCTTGGTGGCGACCTTCATGTTCGCGGGGCTGGGGGTGCTGGTCCGCTACTACGACACCCGCAGGGTCCGGTATCTCTACGCCTTCGGGGCGCTCGCTGCGCTGGGCTTCGCCTCCAAGGAGAACGCCGTCATCTACGTGCTGACCTGGGTCGGCGCCGCCGCGTTGCTCCTCGACGTCGGCCTCCACCGCCCGCACACCTACCGCACCGGACTGGAGCGGGTCCGGAACTCCCGGGTCGGCCGGCTGGGACACCTCATCGTCGGCCTCCTGCTGGTGCCGCTGGACGGGGCGTCGGCGCTTCGCTCGCGGCTGCGGACCCCGCGTGCGAGCGCCCGGCGGTATCTCCGCACCGCCGCCCACTTCGCCGGCGCCGCGCTCGTCTTTGTCGCGGTCGTCGTCTTCCTCTTCGCCCCCCGCGGTGACGGGCTCGCGGGCATCTACCTCGGCGAGGTGCCGCCGGGCCAGGTCACCGTGGGGACGGGGCTGTGGGAGGCCCTCGGCCGGCCGCTCGCGTTCCCGGGCTACGCCGTCGACGTGCTCTCCTACGCCGGGTGGGAGTACGTCAGCTGGTTCGGCCGGGGAGCGGCCGCCGGCAGCGATTCGTTTCTCGACACCTTCGCCTCCTTCTTTGGCCAGTACCTGGAGGTGATCCTGCTCAACGCGACCGCGGTCGGCGTTTTCGCGCTGTTCGGCTTCCTGTACGAACGGTACGCCAGCCCCCGCTCGCGCAACATCGTGATGCTCGCCGGCTACGCCGGGCTGGCATCGATCGTCGGCTACCCCCTGGGGACCGACGTCTTCGGGGCGTGGATCGTCGTCCACACCGTCGTCCCGCTCTCGGTACCGGCCGCGGTCGGGGTCGCGAGGGTCTACCGGTGGGGGAGGGCGGCGGCGCCCCGCGGCGACCCGGTCAGCGCCGCGCTGTTCGCCGGGCCGGCGCTCGTCTTCGCCTACGGGGTCGTGAGGCTCTTCGCGGCCGGGATCCCCGTCCCGCCGGCGAACCCGGTCCTCGACGCGACCTGGCTACACGTCGGCGCGCTCGCGGTCCTGCTGGTCTCGGCCGGGCTCGTCGTCCGCGGGGGGCGGTTCTACGCCGACCGTGACACCGTGGTCACGGGGGTGGTCGCCGGACTGCTCCTCCTGACGACGCTGCAGGTGGGTGCCGTCGGCCTCGGCTCGGTCTACGGGGAGCCGACCGAGCGGGAGAACGTCCTCGTCCAGTACGCCCAGCCGGCCGACGACCTGGGCCCGGTGGCCGACCGGCTCGCGGCCGTCGCCGCCGGGAACGGGGACGGTCCCGACCTGGTGGTCTACAGCGAGGCGGCGGAGAACTCCTTCGTCCGGGAGGCCGGCGAGGACCGCTACCCGCTCGCCTTCCGCCCCATCTGTACGAACTGGCCGGAGACGCTCCCGCTGAACTGGTACATGGTCTCCGCCGAGGCGACGGTCACCTGCGAGACCCAGCAGCCCGACGTGGTGAACCCGACGTCGACCGCCGAACTGCTGACCGGCGAGAACGGCCCGCCGCCGATGGTCCTCGCCAAGGAGGGGCAACTCGACGACCTCGACGCCGACTTCGCCGCCCAGTACGAGCGCTCGGTCTACCGGATCCGCGCCTACGGCTCGGAGGTCACCGTCCTCGTCCACGAGGACTGGCAGGAGTGA
- a CDS encoding PHP domain-containing protein — MRDYHVHSNYSDGAFLFRMTAAAEEAGLDGVGIADHCMLPVSERQRRSRNTVGFTLDATHERRREAIEYLDEGRDIDVYDAVEMDYDPRGEEEIADFLAEAGFDYAIGSVHSVDDTFVQWEGEFADMDEGELEAFVDDYYDALVDLVESELFAIAAHPDLIERTDSLRGRSTVDHYRRVADALADSRTVPELNAGRALQDIGVVHPSEEFLEALLDRDVGVTVGTDAHAPGELGPRAEFLRERVTELGLEPASPFDE; from the coding sequence ATGCGGGACTACCACGTCCACTCCAACTACTCCGACGGCGCCTTCCTGTTCCGGATGACCGCCGCCGCCGAGGAGGCGGGGCTCGACGGCGTGGGCATCGCCGACCACTGCATGCTCCCGGTCAGCGAACGCCAGCGCCGCTCCCGGAACACGGTTGGGTTCACCCTCGACGCCACCCACGAGCGCCGCCGGGAGGCCATCGAGTACCTCGACGAGGGCCGCGACATCGACGTCTACGACGCCGTCGAGATGGACTACGACCCCCGCGGCGAGGAGGAGATCGCCGACTTCCTCGCGGAGGCGGGCTTCGACTACGCTATCGGCAGCGTCCACTCCGTCGACGACACGTTCGTCCAGTGGGAGGGTGAGTTCGCCGACATGGACGAGGGCGAACTCGAGGCCTTCGTCGACGACTACTACGACGCGCTCGTCGACCTCGTGGAGTCGGAACTCTTCGCCATCGCCGCCCACCCCGACCTGATCGAGCGGACCGACTCGCTCCGGGGGCGGTCGACGGTCGACCACTACCGCCGGGTCGCCGACGCCCTCGCCGACTCCCGGACGGTTCCCGAACTCAACGCCGGGCGCGCGCTCCAGGACATCGGCGTGGTCCACCCCTCCGAGGAATTTCTCGAGGCGCTTTTGGACCGCGATGTCGGGGTGACGGTCGGGACCGACGCCCACGCGCCCGGGGAACTGGGGCCGCGGGCGGAGTTCCTCCGCGAGCGGGTCACGGAGCTCGGGCTCGAGCCCGCTTCGCCGTTCGACGAGTAG
- a CDS encoding NADH-quinone oxidoreductase subunit B, whose product MSKNELHDTLDQAQSTQEARMGEGVDSRFNSKLREAFGSTPFILTKFDKFMNWVRGSSMFMLLFGIACCSIEMMHTYAVKHDLDRFGAGVPRASPRQADVIIVPGTIVSKFAPRMKRVYDQMPEPKFVVSMGSCTISGGPFQEGYNVIKGVEEVIPVDIHVPGCPPRPEALIYGIAKLQERIANGETAPVTVKPYELEQFGDLEQDELVTKLADQVDEDDLVMRYNWANSP is encoded by the coding sequence ATGAGCAAAAACGAACTCCACGACACGCTGGACCAGGCACAGAGCACACAGGAGGCACGGATGGGCGAGGGCGTCGACAGCCGCTTCAACTCGAAGCTCCGGGAGGCCTTCGGGTCGACCCCCTTCATCCTCACCAAGTTCGACAAGTTCATGAACTGGGTTCGGGGGTCCTCGATGTTCATGCTGCTCTTCGGGATCGCCTGCTGTTCCATCGAGATGATGCACACCTACGCGGTCAAACACGACCTCGACCGCTTCGGTGCGGGCGTCCCCCGCGCGTCGCCGCGGCAGGCCGACGTGATCATCGTCCCCGGGACGATCGTCTCGAAGTTCGCCCCCCGGATGAAGCGGGTCTACGACCAGATGCCCGAGCCCAAGTTCGTCGTCTCGATGGGCTCGTGTACCATCTCGGGTGGCCCGTTCCAGGAGGGGTACAACGTCATCAAGGGCGTCGAGGAGGTCATCCCGGTCGACATCCACGTTCCCGGCTGTCCGCCCCGCCCCGAGGCGCTGATCTACGGGATCGCCAAACTCCAGGAGCGGATCGCCAACGGCGAGACCGCGCCGGTGACGGTCAAGCCGTACGAGCTGGAGCAGTTCGGGGACCTGGAGCAGGACGAGCTGGTGACCAAGCTGGCCGACCAGGTCGACGAGGACGACCTCGTGATGCGGTACAACTGGGCCAACTCGCCATAA
- a CDS encoding NADH-quinone oxidoreductase subunit D: MSLEEPQQPDAGVTAEGDLDYDELADLLGERVLDREEHVNAEGFVVRPDEVEDTLSTLKQEAGFDHLSCVTAQDYQDRYESIYHLKKYDDPTQELSVVVPTTRDDPTSESAAGVFDTANWQEREAFDLVGVDYEGHPDPRRILLPETWQGHPLSQDYNQDKPQIVPLREHANPVEERTEVPEESDTMFINIGPHHPATHGVLHIKTTLDGEQVADVDPDVGYLHRCEEQMCQQSTYRHQIMPYPDRWDYISAGILNEWAYARAAEDLADLDVPEYAQVIRTMSAEMCRIAAHLLAIGTFALDIYGDFTAIFMYAIRDREVLQNLLEELTGQRLMFNYLRLGGVAWDLPEPREEYFEMVRDFLDEWPSRLEEYHNLLTSNELFQMRVVDTGILPPEEAKSYGATGPVARGSGIDYDLRRDDPYGYYDQLDWNVVTDDGCDNFARASVRLREMEESARIIEQCVDLLEDWPEDEREIQSNVPRTLKPDPDTEIYRAVEAAKGELGIYMRSDGTDKPARFKIRSPCFCNLQTLPVMSEGEYIPDMIAALGSLDIVLGEVDR, from the coding sequence ATGAGTCTCGAAGAACCACAGCAACCGGACGCGGGGGTAACGGCCGAGGGCGACCTCGACTACGACGAGCTCGCGGACCTGCTCGGCGAGCGCGTGCTCGACCGGGAGGAACACGTCAACGCCGAGGGGTTCGTCGTCCGACCGGACGAGGTCGAGGACACCCTCTCGACGCTGAAACAGGAGGCGGGCTTCGACCACCTCTCCTGTGTCACCGCACAGGATTACCAGGACCGCTACGAGTCGATCTACCACCTCAAGAAGTACGACGACCCGACCCAGGAGCTGTCCGTGGTGGTGCCGACGACCCGCGACGACCCGACGAGCGAGTCCGCCGCGGGCGTGTTCGACACCGCCAACTGGCAGGAACGGGAGGCTTTCGACCTCGTCGGGGTCGATTACGAGGGTCACCCCGACCCCCGGCGGATCCTCCTGCCCGAGACCTGGCAGGGCCACCCCCTCTCCCAGGACTACAACCAGGACAAGCCACAGATCGTCCCGCTGCGCGAGCACGCCAACCCCGTCGAGGAGCGGACGGAGGTGCCCGAGGAGTCGGACACGATGTTCATCAACATCGGACCCCACCACCCCGCCACCCACGGCGTGCTCCACATCAAGACGACGCTCGACGGCGAGCAGGTCGCCGACGTCGACCCGGACGTGGGCTATCTCCACCGCTGCGAGGAGCAGATGTGCCAGCAGTCGACCTACCGCCACCAGATCATGCCCTACCCCGACCGGTGGGACTACATCTCGGCCGGCATCCTCAACGAGTGGGCCTACGCCCGCGCCGCCGAGGACCTGGCGGACCTCGACGTTCCGGAGTACGCCCAGGTCATCCGGACGATGTCCGCGGAGATGTGCCGGATCGCCGCCCACCTGCTGGCGATCGGCACCTTCGCGCTGGACATCTACGGCGACTTCACGGCCATCTTCATGTACGCCATCCGGGACCGCGAGGTCCTCCAGAACCTGCTGGAGGAGCTCACCGGTCAGCGGCTGATGTTCAACTACCTCCGGCTGGGCGGGGTGGCCTGGGACCTGCCCGAGCCCCGCGAGGAGTACTTCGAGATGGTGCGCGATTTCCTCGACGAGTGGCCCTCCCGGCTCGAGGAGTATCACAACCTCCTCACCTCCAACGAGCTGTTCCAGATGCGCGTGGTCGACACGGGCATTCTCCCGCCGGAGGAGGCGAAATCCTACGGCGCGACCGGGCCAGTGGCGCGCGGGTCGGGGATCGACTACGACCTGCGCCGGGACGACCCCTACGGCTACTACGACCAGCTCGACTGGAACGTCGTCACCGACGACGGCTGTGACAACTTCGCGCGGGCCTCGGTGCGGCTCCGGGAGATGGAGGAGTCGGCCCGGATCATCGAGCAGTGTGTCGACCTGCTCGAGGACTGGCCCGAGGACGAACGCGAGATCCAGTCCAACGTCCCCCGCACGCTCAAGCCCGACCCCGACACGGAGATCTACCGGGCCGTCGAGGCCGCGAAGGGGGAGCTGGGGATCTACATGCGCTCGGACGGGACCGACAAGCCCGCCCGGTTCAAGATCCGCAGCCCCTGCTTTTGCAATCTCCAGACGCTGCCGGTGATGTCCGAAGGGGAGTACATCCCCGACATGATCGCCGCGCTGGGCAGCCTCGATATCGTGCTGGGTGAGGTGGATAGATGA
- a CDS encoding NADH-quinone oxidoreductase subunit A, with translation MTNAWIAIGALAAVAIIIPLSMMLISWLLRPSVPEQGKRATYESGEIPTGSSRSIKFNIQYYMVALLFVVFDIETVLIFPWTVIYSDAVSQAGLFRALVPMLAFIGILVVGLAWAWRNGAVEWVRSERADDQRIERTEGS, from the coding sequence ATGACAAACGCATGGATCGCCATCGGGGCACTCGCCGCAGTCGCCATCATCATCCCGCTGAGTATGATGCTGATATCGTGGCTGTTGCGGCCGAGCGTCCCGGAACAGGGGAAGCGCGCTACCTACGAGAGCGGCGAGATCCCGACGGGCTCCAGCAGGTCGATCAAGTTCAACATCCAGTACTACATGGTCGCCCTGCTGTTCGTCGTCTTCGACATCGAGACCGTCCTGATCTTCCCGTGGACAGTCATCTACAGCGACGCCGTGAGTCAGGCGGGGCTGTTCAGGGCGCTGGTCCCGATGCTCGCGTTTATCGGGATCCTCGTCGTCGGGCTCGCGTGGGCGTGGCGCAACGGCGCTGTCGAGTGGGTCCGCAGCGAGCGGGCTGACGACCAGCGCATCGAACGGACCGAGGGATCATGA
- a CDS encoding 5-(carboxyamino)imidazole ribonucleotide synthase, with translation MSLGSPGPVLGVVGGGQLGRMLGEAAGPLGVEVVVSDPTPDCPATPVVRDQVVGDFDDEAAIRELAERADYLTFEIELADPDAMERVSEATGTPVHPAPDTLRVIQDKLVQKRRLQEAGVPVPEFRAVDTETELREALDDLGYPAMLKAREGGYDGRGNVPVESPGGVAEAFEAIDGPAMVEAFVDFERELAVMGCLGEGERDTFPVTETVHREEILRETVSPARASEQVRERAREVARDVLDVMEGRGVYGIELFETADGEVLLNEIAPRPHNSGHWTIEGCHTSQFEQHVRAVTGRPLGTTERRVPTASANVLGDVDERQPATLRGVDDALARQRLALHWYGKREVYRLRKMGHLTLPAAGGDSDPTALLEAVRTVRDGLTFEA, from the coding sequence ATGTCACTGGGGTCGCCCGGGCCCGTCCTGGGTGTGGTCGGCGGCGGACAGCTCGGACGGATGCTCGGGGAGGCGGCCGGCCCGCTCGGCGTCGAGGTCGTGGTGTCGGACCCGACGCCGGACTGCCCGGCCACGCCGGTCGTCCGCGACCAGGTCGTCGGCGACTTCGACGACGAGGCGGCCATCCGCGAGCTCGCCGAGCGCGCGGACTACCTCACCTTCGAGATCGAACTCGCGGACCCCGACGCCATGGAGCGGGTGTCCGAGGCGACGGGGACGCCGGTCCACCCCGCCCCCGACACGCTGCGGGTCATTCAGGACAAGCTCGTCCAGAAGCGCCGCCTGCAGGAGGCCGGCGTCCCGGTCCCGGAGTTCCGGGCGGTCGACACCGAGACGGAGCTCCGCGAGGCCCTCGACGACCTGGGGTACCCGGCGATGCTCAAGGCACGCGAGGGCGGCTACGACGGCCGGGGGAACGTCCCCGTCGAATCCCCCGGGGGGGTCGCCGAGGCGTTCGAGGCCATCGACGGCCCGGCGATGGTCGAGGCGTTCGTCGACTTCGAGCGCGAGCTGGCGGTCATGGGCTGTCTCGGCGAGGGGGAGCGCGACACCTTCCCCGTCACCGAGACGGTCCACCGCGAGGAGATCCTCCGGGAGACCGTCTCGCCCGCTCGCGCCTCCGAGCAGGTCCGGGAGCGCGCCCGCGAGGTCGCCCGGGACGTCCTCGACGTCATGGAGGGGCGGGGCGTCTACGGGATCGAACTCTTCGAGACGGCCGACGGGGAGGTGCTGCTCAACGAGATCGCGCCCCGGCCACACAACTCCGGGCACTGGACTATCGAGGGCTGTCACACCTCCCAGTTCGAGCAACACGTCCGCGCCGTCACCGGCCGGCCGCTGGGGACGACCGAGCGCCGCGTCCCAACCGCCAGCGCGAACGTTCTGGGCGACGTGGACGAGCGCCAGCCCGCGACGCTCCGGGGGGTCGACGACGCGCTCGCCCGCCAGCGGCTCGCGCTGCACTGGTACGGCAAGCGGGAGGTCTACCGGCTCCGGAAGATGGGTCACCTCACGCTCCCCGCGGCCGGCGGGGACAGCGACCCGACGGCGCTGCTGGAGGCCGTGCGGACAGTCCGGGACGGGCTGACCTTCGAGGCGTAG
- a CDS encoding AIR carboxylase family protein: MTDAVQSLVDQLHEQAAMDRPDAGTPEIGVIMGSDSDLDVMAGSEEGRPGAYDVLTEHLGFAEQTDYGDPPEARFTFETFVVSAHRTPDLMYAYAETAEARGLDVIIAGAGGKSADLPNMTASIAYPLPVVGVPVQEKSVDSVIGMPQGAPLVAVDAGKSFNAALSAVQVLAREHEELRERLVAYHEGLREGVGTVSRDLHELGTPGFRERDG; this comes from the coding sequence ATGACCGACGCCGTGCAGTCGCTGGTCGACCAGCTCCACGAGCAGGCGGCGATGGACCGCCCGGACGCCGGGACGCCCGAGATAGGCGTCATCATGGGTTCGGACTCGGACCTGGACGTGATGGCCGGCTCCGAGGAGGGTAGGCCCGGTGCCTACGACGTGCTGACCGAGCACCTCGGCTTCGCGGAGCAGACCGACTACGGGGACCCGCCGGAGGCACGCTTCACCTTCGAGACGTTCGTGGTCTCGGCCCACCGGACGCCGGACCTGATGTACGCCTACGCGGAGACGGCCGAGGCCCGCGGGCTCGACGTCATAATCGCCGGTGCCGGAGGGAAGTCGGCGGACCTGCCGAACATGACCGCCTCCATCGCCTACCCGCTGCCCGTCGTCGGCGTCCCGGTCCAGGAGAAGTCCGTCGACTCGGTGATCGGGATGCCACAGGGGGCGCCGCTGGTCGCGGTCGACGCGGGGAAGTCGTTCAACGCGGCGCTGTCGGCCGTCCAGGTCCTCGCGCGCGAGCACGAGGAGCTGCGCGAGCGGCTCGTGGCGTATCACGAGGGGCTGCGCGAGGGCGTGGGAACGGTCTCGCGGGACCTGCACGAACTCGGGACGCCGGGCTTTCGCGAACGGGACGGGTGA
- a CDS encoding pyridoxal phosphate-dependent aminotransferase, which yields MNFDFADRVERVSPSATLAISNKASALEAEGVDVVDLSVGEPDFDTPQNIKDAAERALEDGKTGYTTSQGIPQLREAIADKLAGDGLDFYGPENVMVTPGGKQALYEVFQTIVDDGDEVVLLDPAWVSYEAMAKLAGGRLTRVDTAQYDFRLEDALGDLTDAVTDDTELLVVNSPANPTGAVYSETALEGVRDVAVKHDVTVISDEIYKEITYDGAAATSLGTFAGMQDRTVTLNGFSKAYAMTGWRLGYFAAPEEVVDQAGKVHSHSVSCAVNFVQHAGVEALENTDDAVVEMRDAFAERRDMLIDLLRNHGVTVPEPQGAFYMMPAVADDDQAWCEQAIEDAHVATVPGSAFGSPGYARISYANSKDRLREAVARLDDEGLL from the coding sequence ATGAACTTCGACTTCGCAGACCGCGTCGAGCGCGTATCGCCGAGTGCGACCCTCGCCATCAGCAACAAGGCGAGCGCACTCGAAGCAGAGGGCGTCGACGTCGTCGACCTCAGCGTCGGCGAACCCGACTTCGACACCCCACAGAACATCAAGGACGCCGCCGAGCGGGCCCTGGAGGACGGCAAGACCGGCTACACCACCTCCCAGGGGATCCCGCAGCTCCGGGAGGCCATCGCCGACAAGCTCGCCGGCGACGGGCTGGACTTCTACGGCCCCGAGAACGTGATGGTCACGCCGGGGGGCAAGCAGGCTCTCTACGAGGTCTTCCAGACCATCGTCGACGACGGCGACGAGGTGGTGCTGCTGGACCCGGCGTGGGTCTCCTACGAGGCGATGGCGAAACTCGCCGGCGGCCGGCTGACCCGGGTGGACACCGCCCAGTACGACTTCCGGCTCGAGGACGCGCTGGGCGACCTCACGGATGCGGTCACCGACGACACCGAGCTACTGGTCGTGAACTCCCCGGCGAACCCGACGGGCGCGGTCTACTCCGAGACCGCCCTCGAGGGCGTCCGCGACGTCGCCGTCAAACACGACGTGACTGTCATCTCCGACGAGATCTACAAGGAGATCACCTACGACGGCGCGGCCGCCACGAGTCTCGGGACCTTCGCCGGCATGCAGGACCGCACGGTGACGCTCAACGGCTTCTCGAAGGCCTACGCGATGACCGGCTGGCGGCTGGGCTACTTCGCGGCCCCCGAGGAGGTCGTCGACCAGGCCGGGAAGGTCCACAGCCACTCCGTCTCCTGTGCTGTCAACTTCGTCCAGCACGCCGGGGTCGAGGCCCTGGAGAACACCGACGACGCCGTCGTGGAGATGCGCGACGCCTTCGCCGAGCGGCGGGACATGCTCATCGACCTGCTCCGGAACCACGGCGTCACCGTCCCCGAGCCCCAGGGGGCCTTCTACATGATGCCCGCCGTCGCCGACGACGACCAGGCCTGGTGCGAGCAGGCCATCGAGGACGCCCACGTCGCCACCGTCCCCGGCAGCGCCTTCGGCTCGCCGGGCTACGCGCGGATCTCCTACGCCAACAGCAAGGACCGCCTGCGTGAGGCCGTCGCCCGGCTGGACGACGAGGGGCTGCTGTAG
- a CDS encoding PAS domain S-box protein, with the protein MAQSRPSSLTHDESRRRLYRIIEDPELSLAEKREGVLELGTDYLGVDLGFVSSVDLVAGTFEVTASTDDRVLQEGASFPLSRTYCRKCIEADSALAVSDALEEGWKEDPAYAEHGLGCYLGTPLRVDGEVVGTLCFADERTREPAFTPTERAFVELAAQVYGRERETAEYERELERRERDLDRRQQALERSERKYESLVEEAPDAVFLAEAETGTIVEANEAAAELTGYTEGGLVGRGMEVFNPAEDPAYWEQFQHSLDADGSITRHEDGTPVRIERADGTTVPVEISASYLELDGRTYVQGIARDISDRREREEELRLKDRAIDAAPVGVTIADAGGDNGLVYANGQFQEMTGYGWDELAGENCRKLQGPGTDRTPVDGIRAALSAEEPVHTELLNYRKDGTPFWNELLIAPVEDGRGETTHFVGFQRDVTDRKRKERLIQVLNRVLRHNLRNGMSVVLARAQHLREELDGAAVDGAADLDAITGRAKSLVELGRKANTISGAVGTEGEASATDVVPVVESVASELRRDHPDSDVSVTAPGSQRVVAPGALRAALSELGDNAAEHAGPGATVDIDVDSAGDGRVAVRVSDDGPGLPAEEREMLERGFETPLEHSSGLGLWFVNWVVTGAGGEVSARVEDGTTVTVMLRDGSGDGDSDRNGRQAAFGE; encoded by the coding sequence ATGGCTCAATCCCGTCCCTCCTCGCTGACACACGACGAGAGCCGGCGCCGGCTGTACCGGATCATCGAGGACCCGGAGCTGTCGCTGGCCGAAAAGCGGGAGGGCGTGCTCGAACTCGGGACCGACTACCTCGGGGTGGACCTCGGGTTCGTCTCGTCGGTGGACCTCGTGGCCGGCACGTTCGAGGTGACGGCGAGCACCGACGACAGGGTCCTGCAGGAGGGCGCGAGCTTCCCGCTGTCGCGGACCTACTGCCGGAAGTGTATCGAGGCGGACTCGGCGCTTGCGGTCTCCGACGCGCTCGAGGAGGGGTGGAAGGAGGACCCGGCCTACGCCGAACACGGGCTGGGCTGTTATCTGGGGACGCCGCTGCGGGTCGACGGCGAGGTGGTCGGGACGCTGTGTTTCGCCGACGAGCGCACCCGTGAGCCGGCGTTTACCCCCACGGAGCGTGCGTTCGTCGAACTCGCCGCGCAGGTGTACGGCCGCGAGCGCGAGACCGCCGAGTACGAGCGGGAGCTGGAGCGCCGCGAGCGCGACCTCGACCGCCGCCAGCAGGCGCTGGAGCGCAGCGAGCGCAAGTACGAGTCCCTGGTCGAGGAGGCGCCGGACGCGGTCTTCCTCGCCGAGGCGGAGACCGGGACCATCGTCGAGGCCAACGAGGCCGCGGCGGAGCTGACCGGCTACACGGAGGGCGGGCTCGTCGGGCGGGGCATGGAGGTGTTCAACCCCGCCGAGGACCCGGCGTACTGGGAACAGTTCCAGCACTCCCTGGACGCCGACGGAAGTATCACCCGCCACGAGGACGGCACGCCGGTCCGGATCGAGCGGGCCGACGGGACGACGGTCCCCGTCGAGATAAGCGCCAGCTACCTCGAGCTGGACGGGCGGACCTACGTCCAGGGGATCGCCCGGGACATCAGCGACCGCCGCGAGCGCGAGGAGGAACTCCGCCTGAAAGACCGGGCCATCGACGCGGCGCCGGTCGGGGTCACCATCGCCGACGCCGGCGGCGACAACGGGCTCGTCTACGCCAACGGGCAGTTCCAGGAGATGACCGGCTACGGCTGGGACGAACTGGCGGGGGAGAACTGCCGGAAGCTCCAGGGCCCGGGGACCGACCGGACGCCGGTCGACGGGATCCGGGCGGCGCTCTCCGCCGAAGAGCCCGTCCACACGGAACTGCTGAACTACCGCAAGGACGGGACGCCGTTCTGGAACGAACTCCTGATCGCGCCTGTGGAAGACGGGCGCGGGGAGACCACCCACTTCGTCGGCTTCCAGCGCGACGTGACCGACCGCAAGCGCAAGGAGCGCCTGATCCAGGTGCTCAACCGCGTGTTGCGTCACAACCTCCGTAACGGAATGAGTGTCGTGCTCGCGCGCGCCCAGCACCTCCGCGAGGAACTCGACGGGGCGGCGGTCGACGGCGCCGCGGACCTCGATGCCATCACCGGCCGCGCGAAAAGTCTGGTCGAACTCGGCCGGAAGGCGAACACCATCAGCGGCGCCGTCGGGACCGAGGGCGAGGCCTCGGCGACCGACGTCGTCCCGGTCGTCGAGAGCGTCGCCAGCGAACTCCGCAGGGACCACCCCGACAGCGACGTGTCGGTGACCGCGCCCGGGAGCCAGCGGGTCGTCGCTCCGGGTGCGCTCCGGGCAGCGCTTTCCGAACTCGGCGACAACGCGGCCGAACACGCCGGACCGGGGGCGACCGTCGACATCGACGTCGACTCCGCCGGGGACGGGCGGGTCGCGGTCCGGGTCAGCGACGACGGTCCGGGGCTCCCGGCCGAGGAGCGGGAGATGCTCGAACGCGGGTTCGAGACGCCGCTGGAACACAGCAGCGGCCTCGGACTCTGGTTCGTCAACTGGGTCGTCACTGGCGCCGGCGGCGAGGTCAGCGCCCGCGTCGAGGACGGCACCACCGTCACCGTGATGCTCCGGGACGGGTCAGGGGACGGAGATAGCGACCGCAACGGCAGGCAGGCCGCCTTCGGGGAGTGA